One Fictibacillus halophilus genomic window, AGGAGGTTCTGACGAAAATGGTAGTACGAGTATCGTCGGGAGAAGGACGATGATAGCGACAAAAATAGCTAGAATCCAAATCAGCGGCTTGATATTTACATTCACGTTCCAATGCCCTCCTAGATTGTTATCTACCATACAACTTATACAAAAAGAGGGGCATTTAGAACTCGAAACTAGCATTTTTACAATTGAAATGAGCTCCTTACAATCTTCATTTACAAGTTTTGCTTCAGGGACTGATACAGGCCAACCGCCGCATAAAATAGAGAGATGAAATGCTTGAAAGGGTGAACAGCATGGACAGTTTTCAGCAGCCTGTTTTGGTTCGTACGCTCACGTATGCACCTGGCAATATTAAGATTTACTATCCGCAGATCGAAGGCAAGATCAACCCTCGTATTCAGCAGCAAGTAAACCGAAGAATCGTTCAGATCAACGAGCAGCTCGCGAATTATCAGAATCCCGAGGCTCGTCCAGGCATGTATGGAGAGTTTGCTGTTAAAACGAACGAAAAGAACATCCTATCCATCGGTTTCTTAAATTTTGCTTATACACCCATGGCCGCTCATGGAATGACGTATATCAAATCAGAGACGTGGGATCTTTCTACCGGAAAAACGTATCAGTTAAAAGATCTGTTCGAATCCGGAAGCAATTATGTAGAGGTTATTAACCGCCATATTAAAGAACAGCTGAAATCGAGGCAGATCGACACACTCGAACCGTTCAAAAGCATACGGCCTGATCAAGACTTTTACATTGCCGACAAGTCGCTCGTGATTTATTTTCAGCTATATGAAATTACCGCTTATGTATATGGATTTCCCATGTTCCCCATCTCCGTTTTCGATCTGCAGAACATCATTGATGAAAACG contains:
- a CDS encoding DUF3298 and DUF4163 domain-containing protein codes for the protein MDSFQQPVLVRTLTYAPGNIKIYYPQIEGKINPRIQQQVNRRIVQINEQLANYQNPEARPGMYGEFAVKTNEKNILSIGFLNFAYTPMAAHGMTYIKSETWDLSTGKTYQLKDLFESGSNYVEVINRHIKEQLKSRQIDTLEPFKSIRPDQDFYIADKSLVIYFQLYEITAYVYGFPMFPISVFDLQNIIDENGPLGKMAVNGL